The following coding sequences lie in one Thermoanaerobaculia bacterium genomic window:
- the trxB gene encoding thioredoxin-disulfide reductase has protein sequence MPTQKNLYKVAIIGSGPAGWTAALYASRAELSPVVFEGPQPGGQLTITTEVENYPGFVKGIQGPELMEVFREQARRFGTETVQETVTRVNFDVRPFGLELDSGAIVQAEAVIVSTGASAKLLGIPSEKELMGYGVSACATCDGFFFKGKPVIVVGGGDTAMEEATFLTKFASKVTIVHRREGFRASKIMLERAEQNPKIHWLLNYTVDEILGEKNGIRGVRLKNTATGADMEYETQGVFVAIGHEPNTKLFRGKLEMNDVGYLVVKSPSTATSVDGVFAAGDVCDPTYRQAVSAAGEGCKAAIDAERWLAHKGIH, from the coding sequence ATGCCGACGCAAAAGAACCTCTACAAGGTCGCCATCATCGGGTCCGGTCCCGCCGGCTGGACCGCGGCGCTCTACGCATCCCGCGCGGAGCTCTCCCCCGTCGTCTTCGAGGGCCCGCAGCCGGGTGGGCAGCTCACCATCACGACCGAAGTCGAGAACTATCCCGGTTTCGTCAAGGGAATCCAGGGACCGGAGCTCATGGAGGTCTTCCGGGAGCAGGCGCGCCGGTTCGGCACCGAGACCGTGCAGGAGACGGTCACCCGCGTGAACTTCGACGTGCGTCCGTTCGGCCTCGAGCTCGATTCCGGCGCGATCGTCCAGGCGGAAGCGGTGATCGTCTCGACGGGCGCCTCCGCGAAGCTCCTCGGGATCCCGTCCGAGAAGGAGCTCATGGGCTACGGGGTCTCGGCCTGCGCGACGTGCGACGGGTTCTTCTTCAAGGGAAAGCCGGTCATCGTGGTCGGAGGCGGCGATACGGCGATGGAAGAGGCGACGTTCCTCACGAAGTTCGCCTCGAAGGTGACGATCGTCCACCGGCGCGAGGGATTCCGGGCATCGAAGATCATGCTCGAGCGCGCCGAGCAGAACCCGAAGATCCACTGGCTCCTGAACTACACCGTCGACGAGATCCTCGGCGAGAAGAACGGCATCCGAGGCGTGCGGCTCAAGAACACCGCCACGGGCGCCGACATGGAATACGAGACGCAGGGAGTCTTCGTCGCGATCGGCCACGAGCCGAACACGAAGCTCTTCCGCGGCAAGCTCGAGATGAACGACGTGGGCTATCTCGTGGTGAAGAGCCCTTCGACGGCCACTTCGGTCGACGGCGTCTTCGCCGCCGGCGACGTGTGCGATCCGACGTACCGGCAGGCGGTCTCCGCGGCCGGCGAAGGGTGCAAGGCGGCGATCGACGCGGAACGGTGGCTCGCCCACAAGGGAATCCATTGA
- a CDS encoding SUF system Fe-S cluster assembly regulator has translation MIRMTKLTDYASVLMTFFAREPQRAHNARDLAQETHLPLPTVSKVLKALARGGLLESQRGLHGGYALSRDASEISLADILSAMEGPLSLTQCNEPQGVRCPQESLCPVTDNWKRINRVVRQALSNITLAEMAAPLPRFGFGGSRLPQAAVRGS, from the coding sequence ATGATCCGAATGACGAAACTGACCGATTACGCGAGCGTGCTGATGACGTTCTTCGCGCGCGAGCCGCAGCGCGCTCACAACGCGCGCGACCTGGCGCAGGAGACCCACCTCCCGCTTCCGACGGTGAGCAAGGTCCTGAAGGCGCTCGCCCGCGGCGGACTCCTCGAGTCGCAGCGGGGGCTCCACGGCGGCTACGCTCTCTCCCGCGACGCTTCGGAGATCTCGCTCGCCGACATCCTCTCGGCGATGGAAGGTCCTCTTTCCCTGACGCAGTGCAACGAACCCCAGGGCGTTCGCTGCCCCCAGGAATCGCTGTGCCCCGTCACCGACAACTGGAAGCGCATCAATCGCGTGGTGCGCCAGGCGCTTTCGAACATCACGCTCGCCGAGATGGCCGCTCCGCTCCCGCGGTTCGGCTTCGGCGGGAGCCGCCTGCCGCAGGCGGCGGTGCGCGGGTCGTAA